One stretch of Thermus filiformis DNA includes these proteins:
- the ruvC gene encoding crossover junction endodeoxyribonuclease RuvC, with amino-acid sequence MTVLGVDPGITHLGLGVVREEGKTFHFLHAEVVKTRADEPAPARVGRLYERLEETARRYGVEAIAVEEQFFYRQNELAFKVGWAMGAVFLVAHGLGVPVFGYGPMQVKRALVGHGHADKESVARMVARFLSLKEAPREDHATDALAIALTHLFHARLGPKPL; translated from the coding sequence GTGACCGTCCTCGGCGTGGACCCGGGCATCACCCACCTGGGCCTGGGGGTGGTGCGGGAGGAGGGGAAGACCTTCCACTTCCTCCACGCGGAGGTGGTGAAGACCCGGGCGGACGAGCCCGCCCCCGCCCGGGTAGGGCGGCTTTACGAAAGGCTCGAGGAGACCGCCCGCCGCTACGGGGTGGAGGCCATCGCGGTGGAGGAGCAGTTCTTCTACCGGCAGAACGAGCTGGCCTTCAAGGTGGGCTGGGCCATGGGGGCGGTGTTCCTGGTGGCCCACGGGCTGGGCGTGCCCGTCTTCGGGTACGGGCCCATGCAGGTCAAACGGGCCCTGGTGGGGCACGGCCACGCGGACAAGGAGAGCGTGGCCCGGATGGTGGCCCGCTTCCTAAGCCTGAAGGAGGCCCCTCGGGAGGACCACGCCACGGACGCCCTGGCCATCGCCCTCACCCACCTCTTCCACGCCCGGCTCGGCCCCAAGCCCCTATAG
- a CDS encoding ATP-binding protein, giving the protein MKVGVVLGSKEATPLEFWVGVEEGRVLRLDDLVVVESSHPGLGTVRYFGVVDQVMKLYEGQAYHTDTFLAAENRIPVSLAYVAHVSVTRLIPDEYLPPDPGAPAFLAREEDLELALYYDSMKNQRGSTKLPVGLLKNGEVGYVNLEFLNGAKGGHVNISGISGVAAKTSYATFLLKSLLESGVQEAAHLVKALIFNVKGEDLFFLDKPNARLSEEERDRYAKLGLKPTPFSSVAFLAPPRKEEGALLPDLDTRKEGVRAYHWDLVQFCQRGLLPFLFTDRQAMTNLGFLIQHVTERLRRLSDGQKGPYLKVEDWEGDLPEPGFEDLGRVRIGTFADLVLYLEYKLLGPVAEGDKDQADPRWTARQAKGTREAFIRRLKASVENVAHLVRGDRPGNPPDPLQGEQVHVVDLAKLHPQAQMFVVGAILKDVFARKERGLYPGKVFIVLDELNKYAPRDEESPIKDVLLDIAERGRSLGVILIGAQQTASEVERRVVANAAIRVVGRLDAAEAERPEYGFLPSTFKKRAVILPQGAVILHQPELPVPLFLSFPFPAWATKKEEVLEDLSDEALRRELGL; this is encoded by the coding sequence GTGAAGGTGGGCGTGGTTTTGGGAAGCAAGGAGGCGACCCCCCTGGAGTTCTGGGTGGGCGTGGAGGAGGGGAGGGTGCTGCGGCTGGACGACCTGGTGGTGGTGGAGTCCTCCCACCCTGGGCTCGGGACGGTGCGCTACTTCGGCGTGGTGGACCAGGTGATGAAGCTCTACGAGGGCCAGGCCTATCACACGGACACCTTCCTGGCCGCCGAGAACCGCATCCCCGTTTCCTTAGCCTACGTGGCCCACGTGAGCGTCACCCGCCTCATCCCCGACGAGTACCTCCCCCCGGACCCTGGGGCCCCGGCCTTTTTGGCCCGGGAGGAGGACCTGGAGCTCGCCCTCTACTACGACAGCATGAAGAACCAAAGGGGGAGCACCAAGCTCCCCGTGGGCCTCCTGAAGAACGGCGAGGTGGGGTACGTGAACCTGGAGTTCCTGAACGGGGCCAAGGGCGGGCACGTGAACATCTCCGGCATCTCGGGGGTGGCGGCCAAGACCAGCTACGCCACCTTCCTCCTCAAGAGCCTCCTGGAAAGCGGGGTCCAGGAGGCGGCCCACCTGGTCAAGGCCCTCATCTTCAACGTGAAGGGGGAGGACCTCTTCTTCCTGGACAAGCCGAACGCCCGGCTGAGTGAGGAGGAGCGGGACCGCTACGCCAAGCTCGGCCTGAAGCCCACCCCCTTTTCCAGCGTGGCCTTCCTCGCCCCGCCCAGGAAGGAGGAGGGGGCTCTCCTGCCCGACCTGGACACCCGGAAGGAGGGGGTGAGGGCCTACCACTGGGACCTGGTCCAGTTCTGCCAGCGGGGGCTTCTGCCCTTCCTCTTCACCGACCGCCAGGCCATGACCAACCTGGGCTTCCTGATCCAGCACGTGACGGAGCGGCTGAGGCGGCTCTCTGACGGGCAGAAGGGGCCCTACCTCAAGGTGGAGGACTGGGAGGGGGACCTGCCCGAGCCCGGGTTTGAGGACCTGGGCCGGGTGCGGATAGGCACCTTCGCCGACCTGGTCCTCTACCTCGAGTACAAACTCCTGGGCCCCGTCGCTGAGGGGGATAAGGACCAGGCCGACCCCAGATGGACCGCCCGCCAGGCCAAGGGCACCCGGGAGGCCTTCATCCGCCGCCTCAAGGCCAGCGTGGAGAACGTGGCCCACCTGGTCCGGGGGGACCGGCCGGGGAACCCCCCGGACCCCCTCCAGGGGGAGCAGGTGCACGTGGTGGACCTGGCCAAGCTCCACCCCCAGGCCCAGATGTTCGTGGTGGGGGCGATCTTGAAGGACGTCTTCGCCCGCAAGGAGCGGGGGCTCTACCCGGGCAAGGTCTTCATCGTCCTGGACGAGCTGAACAAGTACGCCCCCCGGGACGAGGAGAGCCCTATCAAGGACGTCCTCCTGGACATCGCCGAAAGGGGCCGCTCTTTGGGGGTGATTCTCATCGGAGCCCAGCAGACGGCGAGCGAGGTGGAGCGCCGGGTGGTGGCCAACGCCGCCATCCGGGTGGTGGGCCGCCTGGACGCGGCGGAGGCGGAGCGGCCCGAGTACGGCTTCCTCCCCTCCACCTTCAAAAAGCGGGCGGTCATCCTCCCCCAGGGGGCGGTCATCCTGCACCAGCCCGAGCTGCCCGTCCCCCTCTTCCTCTCCTTCCCCTTCCCCGCCTGGGCCACCAAGAAGGAGGAGGTGCTGGAGGACCTCTCCGACGAGGCCCTGAGGCGGGAGCTCGGGCTATAG
- a CDS encoding DNA double-strand break repair nuclease NurA, translating to MWRLEPWSPDYALRGLPEGEGVLGVAPLEEPWAPVPRRRVDWPPFFLVDGRERVDALLSDGERRVLLVSLAVGALFRDEGGMRLSEVRLFRLAVGAREPLPFGEDLVYEPLLAPKEVDPPGLLQLAQKERRRLEAGLAQELSQKALVLLDGPLYEVGAPYGRVLGYVKTFWTRYLPDPYQDLLARLSPGERTPVFQIPKSERGRRLDLASWYVRLPLAPEGLFPPESGLLRVETPLAPLEEAQALADLSLDLFYALASSPAKDPRAPQNLAPVGALEALLGRYLGQREVIQRRILRTLGGGA from the coding sequence ATGTGGCGCCTCGAGCCCTGGAGCCCGGACTACGCCCTGCGGGGCCTGCCGGAGGGGGAGGGGGTCCTTGGGGTGGCCCCCCTGGAGGAGCCCTGGGCCCCGGTGCCCCGGCGGAGGGTGGACTGGCCCCCCTTCTTCCTGGTGGACGGGCGGGAGCGGGTGGACGCCCTCCTCTCGGATGGGGAGCGGCGGGTCCTCCTGGTGAGCCTGGCGGTGGGGGCCCTCTTTCGGGACGAGGGGGGGATGCGGCTTAGCGAGGTGCGCCTCTTCCGGCTCGCGGTGGGGGCCCGGGAGCCCCTCCCCTTCGGGGAGGACCTGGTGTACGAGCCCCTCCTTGCCCCTAAGGAGGTGGACCCCCCGGGGCTTTTGCAGCTGGCGCAGAAGGAGCGGCGCCGCCTCGAGGCCGGCCTGGCCCAGGAGCTCTCCCAAAAGGCCCTGGTCCTTTTGGACGGCCCCCTGTACGAGGTGGGGGCGCCCTACGGCCGGGTGCTCGGGTACGTGAAGACCTTCTGGACCCGGTACCTTCCGGACCCCTACCAGGACCTCCTGGCCCGGCTCAGCCCCGGGGAGCGGACCCCCGTCTTCCAGATCCCTAAAAGCGAGCGGGGCCGGAGGCTGGACCTGGCGAGCTGGTACGTCCGGCTTCCCCTGGCCCCGGAGGGGCTCTTCCCCCCGGAGTCGGGGCTTTTGCGGGTGGAGACCCCCCTGGCCCCCCTGGAGGAGGCCCAGGCCCTCGCCGACCTGTCCTTGGACCTCTTCTACGCCCTGGCCTCCTCCCCGGCCAAGGACCCCCGGGCCCCCCAGAACCTGGCCCCGGTGGGGGCGCTGGAGGCCCTCTTGGGGCGGTATTTGGGCCAGCGGGAGGTCATCCAGAGGCGGATTCTTCGGACCCTAGGAGGTGGAGCGTGA